In Thermosphaera sp., the sequence GGAAGCTGCAACGCATGTGACATCGAAATACTCGACGTTTTAACCCCGTATCACGATGCCGAAAGATTTGGAGTTAAACTCGTGACCTCGCCCAGGCATGCTGATGTAATCTTACTGACAGGCCCCATAACAATTGAAGCGCTTCCGAAAGTAGTCAACGCGATCGAGGCTGCCCCAAGACCCAGGGTTGTCATAGCGCTCGGCTCGTGCGGTGTAGGGGGAGGTATTTGGCACGATACATACTCCACCATAGGCGGTGTGAGAGGCCTTCAGAAAATTCTCGAGGAGAGAGGGGTAGTAGTAGATGCATTCTATTATGTTCCAGGATGCCCTATTAGGCCTGAAGCATTGCTCTACGCTGTCGCAGTTTTCAAGGGACTTGTCCCCAAGAAGGTGAAGAGCGAGATCAAGCATGCAGAGTAAAAAGACGCTAGTATACTTATGCAAGTACACGCATTATGAAACTCCTTTCTCCAGACACTTCATCTCTGGAATCTCCAACTGCATAGTATGGGGTAGCATCAACCTAGAAGCGCTAAGGAAAATCCTGCCAATGGATTTATATGAGACTTTGATAAAGGAGGGGCAGGTGATTTTAACGGAGCCGAAGCTATACGTTGATATAACAGGGCAGGAGTACAGTGGTAAGGAATACGTCGTAATAAGAGTAATTAACCAGTGAAGCCGATAAATCCTATCCCTATTCCTGTAATAATTAACAGAGAGCCTCCTAAGCTAGCCGCGTCGAATCCCTCCTTATTAATTATCGCTGATAAAACCCTTCCAACCAAAGGAGCAATAATCGTCGGCAAAGTTGAAGCCGAGACTCCCCCAACGCTCAACGCTCTAATAAATAAAGCCATCCCAAACCCAAAGCTCAAACCCCCCGCAAAAAACCCCAGCATAAAGCCCCTGCGGGAGAAAGAATTATCTAGCACTCGTTTTTTCCTAACGGCTAATGCAAGCATGAAAACGTATAGATTTCTTAACATAGTTAAGAAAAGAACATGACCATAGTTCGTGGCAAGCCTCGAGAATATTGTACTAAAGCCCCAGAATATTGCCGTGAAAAGAGCTAGGAGATATCCTTTCACATCTCTAACATTATTCCCGCCCCCGTATATCAGGAAGACGCCTAAAATTGCCAGGAGCGTCCCGACTAGAATGTTGGAGCTGAGTTCTTCTCCGAGAAAAGCTATTGATGCCAACTGGGCGACTAGTATATACAAGTAGCCAATCGTAATCGCGTTTCCACCTCCTATCCTCCTTATGGATTCAACATAGAAGTAGTCGCCGAAGTAGGGACCTATTAGAGCGCTGGCGAATATCAATACCAATCCAATTAAATCGGCTGTTTGAAAAGATCCTAGAAGATAAATGAAAACTAAGAGAAGAGTGAAAGCGTAGAAAGCTCTAACTCCATTAACTGTCACTGCATCAAGCCCATTACCATATCTCTTTATCACGACCGGGTTCAGCCCCCATAAAACCCCGGCTAAAGCCCCGTACAACAATGGAATCATTGACTTCAACCCACCAGTTATATAAGATTGACGGCTAGGAATTAAAATGAAACCAAAGGTGTGTGAAGAGGTTTAACGT encodes:
- a CDS encoding DMT family transporter, whose translation is MIPLLYGALAGVLWGLNPVVIKRYGNGLDAVTVNGVRAFYAFTLLLVFIYLLGSFQTADLIGLVLIFASALIGPYFGDYFYVESIRRIGGGNAITIGYLYILVAQLASIAFLGEELSSNILVGTLLAILGVFLIYGGGNNVRDVKGYLLALFTAIFWGFSTIFSRLATNYGHVLFLTMLRNLYVFMLALAVRKKRVLDNSFSRRGFMLGFFAGGLSFGFGMALFIRALSVGGVSASTLPTIIAPLVGRVLSAIINKEGFDAASLGGSLLIITGIGIGFIGFTG
- a CDS encoding NADH:ubiquinone oxidoreductase; translated protein: MSKLLKKSLWVFHLNTGSCNACDIEILDVLTPYHDAERFGVKLVTSPRHADVILLTGPITIEALPKVVNAIEAAPRPRVVIALGSCGVGGGIWHDTYSTIGGVRGLQKILEERGVVVDAFYYVPGCPIRPEALLYAVAVFKGLVPKKVKSEIKHAE